The following proteins come from a genomic window of Tenebrio molitor chromosome 9, icTenMoli1.1, whole genome shotgun sequence:
- the RnpS1 gene encoding RNA-binding protein with serine-rich domain 1, whose amino-acid sequence MAKPGSDSEKDDKDKKKERGRDRKRRSDSGSSSSDSSRSSSDSSSSTSRSSSSSSSGTSSRSSSSSSESSSSSSDKDRSRPKRRSRSTSKPARRSKERKDKERDKDKEKEKEVKEKDKEETKEKDVNNRKSPVRDDKNHARVKSRSRSRSDRRKRRRRSPTPRPTKIHIGRLTRTVNKDHIMEIFGTYGPIKHVDFPKDHVHQHLGRGFCYVEFTNADDAENAMKHMDGGQIDGQEITAAPVLVPKPRPPPPRRSPPPMHMRRPPPHRRTPPRFRRRSPMRPMRRSPPRRRPHSRSPPPRRRKHSRSSSSSSR is encoded by the exons AT GGCGAAACCCGGTTCCGACTCGGAAAAAGACGATAAAGACAAGAAGAAGGAGCGAGGTAGAGACAGGAAGAGACGCAGCGATTCCGGGTCGAGTAGCAGCGACAGCAGCAGAAG TTCTTCAGATAGTAGCTCGTCCACTTCTCGATCGTCGAGCAGTTCCAGTTCTGGGACCAGTTCCCGCTCCAGTAGCAGTTCGTCAGAGTCGTCAAGCTCGAGCAGCGACAAGGACCGCAGCCGACCCAAGCGCCGTTCGCGTTCCACTAGTAAGCCCGCTCGGCGCAGCAAGGAGCGCAAGGACAAAGAAAGGGACAAGGACAAAGAGAAGGAGAAGGAGGTGAAAGAAAAGGACAAAGAGGAGACAAAAGAGAAAGATGTGAACAACCGAAAATCACCAGTGCGTGACGACAAGAACCACGCTCGAGTCAAATCTCGATCTAGGTCTAGGTCGGACAGGAGGAAGAGGCGGCGCCGTTCGCCCACCCCCCGTCCCACCAAGATCCACATCGGCCGGCTCACTAGAACCGTCAACAAAGACCACATCATGGAAATTTTCGGCACCTATGGACCAATCAAGCACGTGGACTTCCCCAAAGACCACGTTCACCAGCATCTGGGACGCGGCTTTTGCTACGTGGAGTTCACGAACGCGGACGACGCCGAAAACGCTATGAAGCACATGGATGGGGGCCAGATCGACGGACAGGAGATCACAGCGGCTCCGGTTCTCGTGCCCAAGCCGAGACCGCCACCTCCGAGGAGAAGTCCTCCTCCGATGCACATGAGGAGACCTCCGCCGCACAGAAGGACTCCGCCCAGATTCAGGAGGCGATCGCCGATGAGGCCTATGAGAAGGAGTCCGCCACGGAGGAGGCCGCACTCCAGAAGTCCGCCGCCGAGAAGGAGGAAGCACAGCCGCTCCAGTTCCAGCAGTTCAAGATAA
- the flr gene encoding actin-interacting protein 1 codes for MSYASKNIYATLPRTARGQPLVLGGDPKGKNFLYTNGNSVIIRNIQNPAIADVYTEHSCPVNVAKYSPSGFYIASGDQSGKVRIWDTVNKEHILKNEFHPIGGPIKDIAWSPDNQRMVVVGEGRERFGHVFMSETGTSVGEISGQSKPINSCDFRPSRPFRIITGSEDNTIAVFEGPPFKFKMTKQDHSRFVQAVRYSPSGNLFASAGFDGKVFIYDGTSSDLVGEVGSPAHSGGVYGVSWSPDGKQLLTASGDKTAKLWDVETRQVVSEFVLGSTVEDQQVSCLWQNEHLLTVSLSGFINYLDVNNPTKPLRVVKGHNKPITVLELNEDRSVIFTGSHDGNVTRWTADSGENDRIEGVGHGNQINGMRVNGGTLYTCGIDDSLKQIDIEKNTYKGQDLKLGSQPRGMDILKEKNIAVTASVNEITVAQDNRKLSTLKVTYEPSSVSVSPRGHVAVGGAMDNKVHLYELKGTDLAPLQELDHLGAVTDVAYSPDDNYLVACDAHRKVVLYSVPEYKLATNQEWGFHNARVNSVAWSPDSLLVASGSLDTSIIIWSVEKPAKHIIIKNAHAQSQVTRLAWLDNQTLVSVGQDCNTKLWTITKF; via the exons ATGTCATATGCATCAA AGAATATTTATGCGACTTTACCGCGAACTGCGCGTGGACAACCCCTAGTTTTGGGCGGGGACCCCAAAGGTAAAAACTTTCTGTACACCAATGGCAACTCTGTGATCATCCGAAACATCCAA AATCCCGCGATCGCCGACGTTTACACGGAACACTCGTGCCCTGTGAACGTGGCCAAGTATTCCCCCAGCGGCTTCTACATCGCCTCTGGAG ATCAGTCAGGTAAGGTTAGGATTTGGGACACCGTCAACAAGGAGCACATCCTCAAGAATGAGTTCCACCCGATCGGGGGTCCCATCAAGGACATCGCCTGGTCCCCCGACAACCAGCGCATGGTCGTGGTGGGCGAGGGCCGCGAGCGCTTCGGTCACGTGTTCATGTCCGAGACCGGCACTTCGGTGGGCGAGATCTCGGGCCAGTCGAAGCCGATCAACTCGTGCGATTTCAGGCCCTCGAGACCCTTCAGGATCATCACGGGCTCCGAAGACAACACTATCGCCGTTTTTGAAGGACCTCCGTTCAAGTTCAAGATGACAAAACAG GACCACAGCAGGTTCGTGCAAGCTGTGCGCTACTCGCCCAGCGGGAACTTGTTCGCATCGGCGGGATTCGACGGTAAAGTGTTCATCTACGACGGGACCTCGTCGGATCTGGTCGGGGAGGTCGGCAGTCCGGCCCACAGCGGTGGAGTCTACGGGGTCAGCTGGAGTCCGGACGGGAAGCAGTTGCTGACCGCGAGCGGCGACAAAACGGCCAAACTGTGGGACGTGGAAACGCGGCAAGTCGTGTCCGAGTTTGTCTTAGGGTCTACCGTCGAAGACCAACAA GTGTCATGTTTGTGGCAAAACGAACATTTGCTCACCGTCTCTCTGAGCGGCTTCATCAACTATCTGGACGTAAACAACCCCACGAAACCCCTCAGGGTTGTCAAGGGTCACAATAAACCGATAACGGTCCTGGAACTGAACGAAGATCGCAGCGTGATCTTCACCGGGTCCCACGACGGTAACGTAACGAGGTGGACCGCCGACAGCGGCGAGAACGATCGCATCGAAGGAGTGGGACACGGCAACCAAATCAACGGAATGAGAGTCAACGGAGGTACTCTGTACACTTGCGGAATCGACGATTCGTTGAAACAGATCGACATCGAAAAAAATACGTACAAGGGACAAGACTTGAAGTTGGGATCGCAGCCCAGAGGCATGGACATCTTGAAAGAGAAGAACATCGCAGTGACGGCGAGCGTCAACGAGATTACGGTGGCGCAAGATAATCGCAAGCTTAGCACGTTGAAA GTCACGTATGAACCTTCAAGTGTGAGCGTGTCGCCTAGAGGTCACGTGGCCGTGGGCGGAGCCATGGACAATAAGGTCCATCTGTACGAACTGAAAGGTACAGATTTGGCGCCGTTGCAAGAACTCGATCATTTGGGGGCGGTGACGGATGTCGCGTATTCCCCCGACGACAATTATCTGGTGGCCTGCGACGCCCACAGGAAAGTCGTTCTTTACAGCGTGCCCGAATATAAG CTCGCCACGAATCAAGAGTGGGGTTTCCACAACGCTCGCGTCAACAGCGTCGCTTGGTCCCCCGATTCGTTGTTGGTCGCCAGCGGCAGTTTGGACACGAGCATCATCATCTGGTCGGTGGAGAAACCGGCGAAACACATCATCATCAAAA ATGCCCACGCTCAAAGTCAGGTGACCAGACTGGCCTGGTTGGACAACCAGACGTTGGTCTCGGTAGGTCAGGATTGCAACACGAAACTGTGGACCATCACGAAGTTCTAA
- the LOC138139455 gene encoding pre-mRNA-splicing factor RBM22 produces the protein MATSKTTNTYNRQNWEDADFPILCQTCLGDNPYIRMTKEKYGKECKICSRPFTVFRWCPGARMRFKKTEVCQTCSKLKNVCQTCLLDLEYGLPIQVRDAALKLKDDLPKSDVNKEYYIQNMERELQRSDTGVLTNKLNEPNDLLMRLARTAPYYKRNRPHVCSFWVKGECRRGEECPYRHEKPTDPEDPLADQNIKDRYYGVNDPVADKLLKRAAAMPALPPPEDKTITTLYIGNLGNLTEQDIRDHFYQYGEIRSVSLVPKQQCAFVQYTSRAAAETAAEKTFNKLILGGRRLTIKWGRSQGRAGPSITTGLEAYEPVPGLPGALPELSNNFFNLEPGHIPLPNMPPPPSLIVPPMFGPPPMPPFFFNPPQMSAYVPAAASSSTVTSEAAVGASKGTVHYPSQDPARLGATQLHADRQE, from the exons ATGGCCACATCCAAGACAACAAATACATATAATCGACAAAACTGGGAGGATGCG GATTTTCCCATTCTGTGTCAGACTTGTCTTGGCGACAACCCTTACATTCGTATG ACTAAAGAAAAGTATGGAaaagaatgtaaaatttgttcaCGTCCATTTACCGTATTTCGGTGGTGTCCTGGGGCCAGGATGCGCTTCAAGAAAACTGAAGTGTGTCAGACATGCAGCAAGTTGAAAAATGTGTGTCAGACATGTCTCCTAGATTTAGAATATGGTCTACCTATTCAAGTACGTGATGCTGCTCTCAAGTTGAAAGATGACTTGCCAAAAAGCGACGTCAACAAGGAGTATTACATACAAAACATGGAGCGGGAG TTACAACGCTCAGATACAGGTGTTTTGACCAACAAACTTAACGAACCCAATGACTTGTTGATGCGTCTGGCGCGCACGGCACCCTATTACAAAAGGAACAGACCCCACGTTTGCTCGTTTTGGGTCAAGGGTGAATGTAGAAGAGGTGAGGAGTGTCCCTACAGACATGAGAAACCCACAGATCCTGAAGATCCGCTTGCGGATCAAAACATCAAAGACCGCTATTATGGGGTCAATGACCCCGTCGCGGATAAACTGTTAAAACGAGCGGCGGCGATGCCGGCTTTACCGCCGCCAGAAGACAAAACAATCACCACTTTGTACATTGGCAATCTTGGTAATCTCACAGAACAGGATATTag AGATCATTTCTACCAATATGGCGAGATTCGGTCGGTGAGTTTAGTCCCGAAACAGCAATGCGCTTTCGTCCAGTACACTTCAAGAGCCGCGGCGGAAACTGCCGCTGAGAAAACgttcaacaaattaattttgggaGGACGGCGCCTCACTATAAAGTGGGGACGGTCGCAAGGACGCGCCGGTCCTTCTATCACTACAGGTCTGGAGGCTTACGAGCCTGTGCCAGGCTTACCAGGAGCCTTGCCAGAGCTCAGTAACAACTTTTTCAACTTGGAACCGGGACATATTCCTTTGCCGAATatgccgccgccgccgtctCTAATAGTCCCTCCAATGTTCGGACCGCCTCCTATGCCCCCATTTTTCTTCAATCCTCCTCAAATGTCGGCGTACGTCCCGGCGGCAGCGTCGAGTAGTACAGTAACAAGTGAAGCAGCAGTGGGGGCTTCCAAAGGGACTGTACATTATCCCAGTCAGGATCCGGCTAGGTTAGGAGCGACCCAATTACATGCGGATAGACAGGAATAA
- the LOC138139463 gene encoding uncharacterized protein, with amino-acid sequence MFEFERDDRHRIFREASAAISSNKIDSLKQILASCPEWYKLKDWDDYNLLHIAVLFKKHAIFDYLHSFNKISLEETNRFGDTTLTICLTMKDMCTSVNTEDFAIKLIQLGANINPRCRNNDSLLHIAVRKYFLRVAKCLIERGVDINAQNDDGKTPLRVVGDRQDFREIHIDYKQTRKDFEEGVSLLLYYGADASICDDKGVSTFEQFVLWHAWAFAVLEHLFDLTYDSYSECVICLKALEYLMLNGSPLFYKVMDRVTEVSLDNCVLAHAPFWMK; translated from the exons ATGTTCGAATTTGAACGGGATGACCGCCATCGAATCTTTCGCGAG GCATCTGCAGCCATAAGCTCCAACAAGATCGACTCTCTGAAACAAATCTTGGCCTCCTGCCCAGAATGGTACAAACTCAAAGACTGGGACGACTACAACCTCTTACACATAGCTGTCCTTTTCAAAAA ACATGCAATTTTCGACTATTTGCATTCATTCAACAAAATAAGTCTAGAAGAGACCAACAGATTTGGAGATACGACGTTGACAATTTGCCTTACTATGAAGGACATGTGTACTTCAGTGAATACAGAAGACTTTGCCATAAAACTGATCCAGCTGGGCGCCAACATAAACCCCCGCTGTCGCAACAACGACTCCCTCCTGCACATTGCTGTAAGAAAATACTTTCTCAGAGTTGCCAAGTGTTTGATAGAGAGGGGTGTCGATATCAATGCCCAAAACGACGACGGTAAAACTCCCTTGCGCGTGGTTGGCGACAGACAAGATTTCCGTGAGATACATATAGATTACAAACAAACACGAAAAGATTTCGAGGAGGGTGTGAGTTTGCTACTGTACTATGGTGCTGACGCGTCCATTTGCGACGACAAAGGTGTCTCGACATTTGAACAATTCGTGTTATGGCACGCTTGGGCGTTTGCAGTTCTGGAACACTTGTTTGACCTCACGTACGACTCGTACTCAGAATGTGTGATTTGTCTGAAGGCCCTGGAGTACTTGATGCTTAACGGGTCGCCGCTGTTTTACAAAGTCATGGATCGAGTGACCGAAGTGAGTCTGGATAATTGCGTGTTGGCACATGCTCCGTTTTGGATGAAATAA
- the LOC138139441 gene encoding thioredoxin domain-containing protein 11 isoform X2: MSSPVQESGLRNTSPSPEPGTTQNNETGALATDSDSDNDKADPGVAETKTRPTFAIKMLNLCKEIIVMVLIAVAYAALTNESPPKVSKSPAAYPFFPTNSIITDWYKGQITEAIEKARSSDIAFVMFYAPWDAESQTARKQLEVTASYMHQEVAFAAVNCWQPGSECKRQYSKVYKWPVLIAYPTHGRGIQYNGPLEAFHMIKFLQNLCKPLVRPNNTDDLIGKHDTVISANLNVLPGSYEYAVFYSTALRFLERDPFRDAIFAVLPQKQDLEPSIHLHVWNGTITYDGEWSPESLTAWILKNSQQVTSWVAPTGMKSLTLASFVQPGPTLILFTPKNPLFQRVDYYDMLKEVTYEYYNCANNTYAAKRRELVREERLRGRENYQKLRQRCLNRRINEGKRVVTSVPNIWTNSTFKDICNCVSNEMISKICPEKDASVLTVDPMSPDHLLKTVAEEACREFLLAHRYAPPIFERRVENSLDVTGFACQTNSSLGFVAIDSLRFSHFAEKLGVDLSTSVQKTGVVIVDEKMETHHIMAANLNGTNLRLFIRNFTQNTLSRSLRSRVHLKTKSNHFYPHLDCSKSSHFCVTELATHNFLDTILQPNKVVVVFYYSKQCSFCNGIGYVFLTAAKLLFGVENMVFARIDGDANLLPWEYTMESYPTILFIPANRKSESRAFPKNLQITVPNLIGFILANVEPVLKLQTMWSICCQTKFADEKSKCVASVRMETLTVIDKTLKEWRNSTRKQNVLHKLQVLRHLHLLFAHSPEEVVKIRSYLTKVRD; encoded by the exons ATGTCATCTCCGGTACAAGAGTCGGGTCTTCGTAACACTTCACCATCACCTGAGCCCGGGACCACTCAGAATAATGAAACCGGCGCTCTCGCGACAGACTCAGATAGTGACAACGATAAAGCTGACCCTGGCGTGGCAGAAACAAAAACGCGTCCCACGTTCGCtatcaaaatgttaaatctGTGCAAAGAAATAATCGTGATGGTCCTGATAGCGGTCGCATATGCTGCGCTAACCAACGA AAGCCCCCCGAAAGTGAGCAAGAGCCCGGCGGCGTACCCCTTCTTCCCCACAAACTCCATAATCACTGACTGGTACAAAGGTCAGATAACTGAGGCCATCGAAAAGGCGCGCTCTTCTGACATCGCATTCGTCATGTTTTACGCGCCGTGGGACGCCGAGAGCCAAACGGCCCGGAAGCAGCTCGAGGTAACTGCCAGCTACATGCACCAAGAAGTAGCCTTCGCAGCAGTCAACTGTTGGCAGCCAGGCAGCGAATGCAAAAGACAGTACAGCAAGGTGTACAAATGGCCCGTTTTGATCGCCTACCCCACGCACGGCAGAGGCATCCAGTACAACGGCCCCCTTGAGGCTTTCCACATGATCAAGTTTTTGCAGAACTTGTGTAAACCTCTGGTGCGGCCCAACAATACTGATGACCTCATAGGCAAACATGAT acTGTAATCTCCGCTAATCTTAATGTTTTGCCGGGGAGCTACGAATACGCGGTTTTTTATTCGACAGCGCTGCGGTTCCTGGAGAGGGACCCGTTCAGGGACGCGATTTTCGCGGTTCTGCCGCAGAAACAAGACCTCGAACCGAGCATACACCTCCACGTCTGGAACGGAACAATT ACGTACGACGGAGAGTGGAGTCCCGAGTCTTTGACGGCGTGGATACTGAAAAACTCGCAACAGGTGACAAGTTGGGTTGCCCCCACGGGGATGAAGAGCTTGACTTTGGCGAGCTTCGTGCAACCGGGACCCACCCTCATTCTGTTCACCCCAAAAAATCCACTCTTTCAACGTGTTGATTATTACGACATG TTGAAAGAAGTGACCTACGAGTACTACAATTGTGCCAACAACACTTACGCCGCCAAAAGACGAGAACTAGTCAGAGAAGAAAGACTAA GAGGTCGTGAAAACTACCAAAAATTGCGACAGCGGTGTTTAAATCGACGAATAAATGAGGGGAAGAGGGTGGTGACAAGCGTACCAAACATTTGGACCAACAGCACCTTTAAAGACATATGCAATTGCGTCAGTAATGAAATGATCAGTAAAATATGTCCGGAGAAGGACGCGTCTGTATTGACAGTAGACCCGATGTCACCTGACCACCTACTGAAAACTGTAGCCGAGGAGGCGTGCCGAGAGTTTTTATTGGCTCACAGGTACGCCCCGCCCATTTTTGAAAGGCGTGTCGAAAATTCACTGGACGTGACCGGTTTTGCCTGTCAAACCAATTCGAGTTTAGGCTTTGTCGCGATTGACAGTTTGAGGTTCAGTCACTTCGCCGAAAAGTTAGGTGTGGACTTGTCGACCTCGGTACAGAAGACTGGAGTGGTTATTGTAGACGAGAAG ATGGAGACGCACCACATCATGGCCGCCAACTTGAACGGAACAAACCTTCGCTTATTCATTCGCAACTTCACCCAGAATACTCTTTCCAGATCTCTGCGCTCCAGAGTTCACCTCAAGACGAAATCTAATCACTTTTACCCTCACCTGGACTGCTCCAAGTCGAGTCATTTCTGCGTCACCGAACTAGCCACTCATAATTTCCTCGACACAATCCTCCAACCGAACAAG GTCGTCGTTGTATTTTATTACTCCAAACAGTGTTCGTTTTGTAACGGGATAGGGTACGTGTTTTTGACAGCCGCGAAGTTGCTCTTCGGAGTCGAGAATATGGTCTTCGCTCGGATCGACGGCGACGCCAATTTGCTGCCCTGGGAGTACACGATGGAGAGTTACCCGACGATATTGTTCATCCCGGCGAACAG AAAGTCCGAGTCGCGCGCTTTCCCCAAGAACCTTCAGATTACGGTGCCAAATCTCATCGGATTCATACTGGCCAACGTCGAGCCGGTTCTAAAATTGCAGACTATGTGGTCGATTTGTTGCCAAACTAAG TTCGCCGACGAGAAGAGCAAGTGCGTGGCGTCCGTACGCATGGAGACGCTTACCGTCATCGACAAGACGCTGAAAGAGTGGCGCAACTCGACCCGAAAGCAGAACGTCTTGCACAAGTTGCAAGTGTTGCGACATTTGCACTTGTTGTTCGCTCACTCTCCAGAAGAGGTCGTGAAAATCAGAAGTTACCTGACTAAAGTGCGAGACTGA
- the fl(2)d gene encoding pre-mRNA-splicing regulator female-lethal(2)D, whose amino-acid sequence MSEGANGAEAHQPSSPDKAPTRLVLSDAEMAALSPSDWCGRWRQQDSYVTALERRLAQQEGELEDLRQTTDKTRNQLNESQQRERVLMRRLTAKEQETQDYVCQLNELKSAQAPSALRSTLLDPAVNCILQQLKSELQSTRSKLEDTQNELTAWKFTPDSNTGKRLMAKCRLLYQENEELGKITSSGRIAKLESDLALQKSFSEEVRQSQNELDAFLADLDEDVEGMQSTILFLQTELRKTKETAQVLQKENSTLKLANGRSNGDSVCEQERTDSDSEAERTTCVKRVRRSSVLSIDYNDDDALVISTNGDVAMASDPE is encoded by the exons ATGTCGGAGGGAGCGAATGGGGCGGAGGCCCACCAGCCGAGCAGTCCCGACAAGGCCCCCACGCGGCTCGTCCTGAGCGATGCCGAGATGGCGGCGCTGAGCCCCTCCGATTGGTGCGGCCGGTGGAGGCAGCAGGACAGTTACGTGACGGCCCTGGAAAGGCGCCTGGCCCAGCAGGAAG GCGAACTAGAGGACCTGCGCCAGACCACGGACAAGACGAGAAACCAACTCAACGAGTCCCAGCAACGGGAAAGGGTGTTGATGAGACGGTTGACTGCCAAAGAGCAGGAGACGCAGGACTACGTG TGCCAACTGAACGAACTGAAAAGTGCCCAAGCGCCGTCAGCCTTGCGTTCAACGTTGCTGGACCCGGCCGTGAACTGCATCTTGCAGCAACTCAAGTCTGAACTGCAGTCGACTCGTTCGAAGCTCGAAGACACCCAGAACGAACTGACAGCGTGGAAGTTCACCCCCGACTCGAACACCGGCAAGCGTCTGATGGCCAAGTGCCGGCTCCTCTATCAGGAGAACGAGGAACTGGGCAAGATCACCAGCTCGGGTCGCATCGCCAAGCTGGAGAGCGACCTCGCCCTGCAGAAGAGCTTCTCCGAGGAGGTGAGACAGTCGCAGAACGAGCTGGACGCGTTCTTGGCCGACCTGGACGAGGACGTCGAGGGCATGCAGAGCACGATCCTGTTCCTGCAGACGGAGTTACGAAAGACTAAAGAGACGGCGCAGGTGTTGCAAAAGGAGAACAGTACTCTTAAGTTGGCCAATGGGAGGTCGAACGGTGACAGTGTTTGTGAACAGGAAAGGACGGACTCGGACTCGGAGGCTGAGAGGACTACATGTGTGAAACGCGTTAGGAGGTCGTCCGTCCTCAGTATCGACTATAACGACGACGACGCACTCGTCATCAGCACGAATGGTGACGTCGCGATGGCCTCGGATCCCGAATAG
- the LOC138139441 gene encoding thioredoxin domain-containing protein 11 isoform X1 translates to MSSPVQESGLRNTSPSPEPGTTQNNETGALATDSDSDNDKADPGVAETKTRPTFAIKMLNLCKEIIVMVLIAVAYAALTNESPPKVSKSPAAYPFFPTNSIITDWYKGQITEAIEKARSSDIAFVMFYAPWDAESQTARKQLEVTASYMHQEVAFAAVNCWQPGSECKRQYSKVYKWPVLIAYPTHGRGIQYNGPLEAFHMIKFLQNLCKPLVRPNNTDDLIGKHDTVISANLNVLPGSYEYAVFYSTALRFLERDPFRDAIFAVLPQKQDLEPSIHLHVWNGTITYDGEWSPESLTAWILKNSQQVTSWVAPTGMKSLTLASFVQPGPTLILFTPKNPLFQRVDYYDMLKEVTYEYYNCANNTYAAKRRELVREERLRGRENYQKLRQRCLNRRINEGKRVVTSVPNIWTNSTFKDICNCVSNEMISKICPEKDASVLTVDPMSPDHLLKTVAEEACREFLLAHRYAPPIFERRVENSLDVTGFACQTNSSLGFVAIDSLRFSHFAEKLGVDLSTSVQKTGVVIVDEKMETHHIMAANLNGTNLRLFIRNFTQNTLSRSLRSRVHLKTKSNHFYPHLDCSKSSHFCVTELATHNFLDTILQPNKVVVVFYYSKQCSFCNGIGYVFLTAAKLLFGVENMVFARIDGDANLLPWEYTMESYPTILFIPANRKSESRAFPKNLQITVPNLIGFILANVEPVLKLQTMWSICCQTKGLSSRTSPLAFQFADEKSKCVASVRMETLTVIDKTLKEWRNSTRKQNVLHKLQVLRHLHLLFAHSPEEVVKIRSYLTKVRD, encoded by the exons ATGTCATCTCCGGTACAAGAGTCGGGTCTTCGTAACACTTCACCATCACCTGAGCCCGGGACCACTCAGAATAATGAAACCGGCGCTCTCGCGACAGACTCAGATAGTGACAACGATAAAGCTGACCCTGGCGTGGCAGAAACAAAAACGCGTCCCACGTTCGCtatcaaaatgttaaatctGTGCAAAGAAATAATCGTGATGGTCCTGATAGCGGTCGCATATGCTGCGCTAACCAACGA AAGCCCCCCGAAAGTGAGCAAGAGCCCGGCGGCGTACCCCTTCTTCCCCACAAACTCCATAATCACTGACTGGTACAAAGGTCAGATAACTGAGGCCATCGAAAAGGCGCGCTCTTCTGACATCGCATTCGTCATGTTTTACGCGCCGTGGGACGCCGAGAGCCAAACGGCCCGGAAGCAGCTCGAGGTAACTGCCAGCTACATGCACCAAGAAGTAGCCTTCGCAGCAGTCAACTGTTGGCAGCCAGGCAGCGAATGCAAAAGACAGTACAGCAAGGTGTACAAATGGCCCGTTTTGATCGCCTACCCCACGCACGGCAGAGGCATCCAGTACAACGGCCCCCTTGAGGCTTTCCACATGATCAAGTTTTTGCAGAACTTGTGTAAACCTCTGGTGCGGCCCAACAATACTGATGACCTCATAGGCAAACATGAT acTGTAATCTCCGCTAATCTTAATGTTTTGCCGGGGAGCTACGAATACGCGGTTTTTTATTCGACAGCGCTGCGGTTCCTGGAGAGGGACCCGTTCAGGGACGCGATTTTCGCGGTTCTGCCGCAGAAACAAGACCTCGAACCGAGCATACACCTCCACGTCTGGAACGGAACAATT ACGTACGACGGAGAGTGGAGTCCCGAGTCTTTGACGGCGTGGATACTGAAAAACTCGCAACAGGTGACAAGTTGGGTTGCCCCCACGGGGATGAAGAGCTTGACTTTGGCGAGCTTCGTGCAACCGGGACCCACCCTCATTCTGTTCACCCCAAAAAATCCACTCTTTCAACGTGTTGATTATTACGACATG TTGAAAGAAGTGACCTACGAGTACTACAATTGTGCCAACAACACTTACGCCGCCAAAAGACGAGAACTAGTCAGAGAAGAAAGACTAA GAGGTCGTGAAAACTACCAAAAATTGCGACAGCGGTGTTTAAATCGACGAATAAATGAGGGGAAGAGGGTGGTGACAAGCGTACCAAACATTTGGACCAACAGCACCTTTAAAGACATATGCAATTGCGTCAGTAATGAAATGATCAGTAAAATATGTCCGGAGAAGGACGCGTCTGTATTGACAGTAGACCCGATGTCACCTGACCACCTACTGAAAACTGTAGCCGAGGAGGCGTGCCGAGAGTTTTTATTGGCTCACAGGTACGCCCCGCCCATTTTTGAAAGGCGTGTCGAAAATTCACTGGACGTGACCGGTTTTGCCTGTCAAACCAATTCGAGTTTAGGCTTTGTCGCGATTGACAGTTTGAGGTTCAGTCACTTCGCCGAAAAGTTAGGTGTGGACTTGTCGACCTCGGTACAGAAGACTGGAGTGGTTATTGTAGACGAGAAG ATGGAGACGCACCACATCATGGCCGCCAACTTGAACGGAACAAACCTTCGCTTATTCATTCGCAACTTCACCCAGAATACTCTTTCCAGATCTCTGCGCTCCAGAGTTCACCTCAAGACGAAATCTAATCACTTTTACCCTCACCTGGACTGCTCCAAGTCGAGTCATTTCTGCGTCACCGAACTAGCCACTCATAATTTCCTCGACACAATCCTCCAACCGAACAAG GTCGTCGTTGTATTTTATTACTCCAAACAGTGTTCGTTTTGTAACGGGATAGGGTACGTGTTTTTGACAGCCGCGAAGTTGCTCTTCGGAGTCGAGAATATGGTCTTCGCTCGGATCGACGGCGACGCCAATTTGCTGCCCTGGGAGTACACGATGGAGAGTTACCCGACGATATTGTTCATCCCGGCGAACAG AAAGTCCGAGTCGCGCGCTTTCCCCAAGAACCTTCAGATTACGGTGCCAAATCTCATCGGATTCATACTGGCCAACGTCGAGCCGGTTCTAAAATTGCAGACTATGTGGTCGATTTGTTGCCAAACTAAG GGACTTTCATCGCGAACTTCTCCACTTGCGTTTCAGTTCGCCGACGAGAAGAGCAAGTGCGTGGCGTCCGTACGCATGGAGACGCTTACCGTCATCGACAAGACGCTGAAAGAGTGGCGCAACTCGACCCGAAAGCAGAACGTCTTGCACAAGTTGCAAGTGTTGCGACATTTGCACTTGTTGTTCGCTCACTCTCCAGAAGAGGTCGTGAAAATCAGAAGTTACCTGACTAAAGTGCGAGACTGA